Proteins found in one Bacteroidota bacterium genomic segment:
- a CDS encoding GatB/YqeY domain-containing protein: MSLKDTLNEDLKTAMKAKDQVALRTLRAIKSAILLAETAEGRQAGTALTEAEEIELLTRQLKQRKDSMEQYQTHGRPDLAEAEEAEIGILQRYLPSQLEGEDLNEALRQIIAEVGASGPQDFGLVMKAASSSLKGRADGKAISAAVKQLL; encoded by the coding sequence ATGAGCCTGAAAGACACGCTGAACGAAGACCTGAAGACGGCCATGAAGGCCAAGGACCAGGTAGCCCTGCGTACCCTCCGCGCAATCAAGAGTGCCATCCTGCTGGCCGAAACTGCTGAGGGGCGCCAGGCAGGCACCGCACTCACCGAGGCGGAAGAGATAGAGCTGCTAACCCGGCAGCTAAAGCAGAGAAAGGATAGCATGGAGCAGTATCAGACCCACGGCAGGCCCGACCTGGCCGAGGCTGAAGAAGCCGAGATAGGCATCCTACAGCGCTATTTGCCCAGCCAGCTGGAGGGAGAAGACCTAAATGAGGCACTGAGGCAAATCATTGCTGAGGTGGGCGCCAGTGGCCCACAGGACTTTGGCCTGGTGATGAAGGCAGCAAGTAGCAGCCTGAAGGGAAGGGCAGACGGAAAGGCAATTTCTGCCGCAGTAAAGCAGCTGCTTTAG
- a CDS encoding thioredoxin family protein, protein MNTRTHIRISLLILLGAFGLTGLVKAQEHLPPFEFEHVNGGLLRQQDLPKGRTVFVLFFSPDCDHCNRQAQLIQAELPLFRQATLVWVNAFHEVADIRAFQQKYFAGQPNFYFGKDNDWRFDSYFGESQVPSIYVYNPAGDRIASFVPKEGEFEEVEAQTLARLIQ, encoded by the coding sequence ATGAATACACGCACCCACATACGCATCAGCCTGCTTATCCTGCTCGGCGCATTCGGCCTAACCGGCCTGGTCAAAGCCCAGGAACATCTGCCTCCCTTTGAGTTTGAGCATGTGAACGGAGGGTTGCTCCGACAGCAAGACCTGCCTAAGGGGCGCACCGTTTTTGTGCTGTTTTTCAGCCCAGACTGCGACCACTGCAACCGGCAGGCCCAGCTCATACAGGCCGAACTCCCGCTTTTCAGGCAGGCCACACTAGTGTGGGTAAATGCCTTTCATGAGGTGGCAGACATACGGGCTTTTCAGCAGAAGTACTTCGCCGGGCAGCCCAATTTTTATTTTGGAAAAGATAACGACTGGCGGTTCGACAGCTACTTTGGCGAAAGCCAGGTTCCCAGCATCTATGTGTACAACCCAGCTGGAGACCGCATTGCCAGTTTTGTACCCAAAGAAGGCGAGTTTGAAGAAGTGGAGGCCCAAACCCTGGCCAGGCTGATTCAATAG